One part of the Brevundimonas sp. NIBR11 genome encodes these proteins:
- a CDS encoding TadE/TadG family type IV pilus assembly protein yields MSQKCRHFLRAFSRDVRGQIAVIFALGAPALLMIAAGAIDLMKVSSARNRLQDIADAAALAGATELGLAISDEVATSRALSFVEGNLQDWKDSPTVTPTIKVIEDAGRRIVDVQLKGHTPSFFANMLPPGGWNFGATSQAVAVGLTPLCVLVTGESKTKVLNIKDTGRLRAPACMVHSNRDIVVRGGRIEASVVQAVTSASGSIYPAPGTGAAPIADPFLGLQLDEKQPCPLGKEKEKVTTGTLRLAPGVHCGGYKMGGDSVLVLAPGEHWFLGGHLELSDTARLSGTDVVLFFDKESKFDFKDHALISLDGRKSGAYAGMVIVATRGNTEDFVITSDHVENLLGVIYVPEARLIVEGTAEVARDSAWTVIVSRMLELNGAPSLVINANYSSSNVPVPEGVGPNSSGARLLN; encoded by the coding sequence ATGAGCCAGAAGTGCCGACACTTTCTGCGTGCCTTTTCTCGGGACGTCCGTGGGCAGATCGCTGTGATCTTCGCCTTGGGCGCACCGGCCCTCCTGATGATCGCCGCGGGCGCGATCGACCTCATGAAGGTCTCGTCCGCTCGCAACCGCCTTCAGGATATCGCCGATGCAGCGGCCCTCGCCGGCGCGACTGAGCTCGGACTGGCGATCAGCGATGAGGTCGCTACGTCACGGGCCTTGTCGTTTGTGGAGGGGAACCTTCAGGACTGGAAAGACAGCCCGACGGTCACCCCTACGATCAAGGTCATTGAAGACGCGGGACGACGGATCGTTGACGTGCAGCTCAAGGGCCATACGCCGTCTTTCTTCGCCAACATGCTTCCGCCGGGCGGATGGAATTTCGGTGCGACGTCCCAGGCTGTCGCTGTCGGGCTGACTCCGCTCTGCGTCCTCGTGACCGGCGAGTCCAAGACCAAAGTCTTGAACATCAAGGACACCGGCCGTCTGCGTGCGCCCGCCTGCATGGTGCACTCCAACCGGGACATTGTCGTTCGGGGCGGGCGCATCGAAGCGTCCGTCGTACAGGCCGTGACCTCGGCGTCCGGCTCGATCTATCCCGCGCCCGGCACCGGCGCCGCGCCCATCGCCGACCCCTTCCTGGGACTGCAGCTTGATGAAAAGCAGCCCTGTCCGCTGGGAAAGGAAAAGGAAAAGGTCACCACGGGGACCCTCCGACTTGCGCCGGGGGTCCATTGCGGCGGCTACAAGATGGGCGGGGACTCTGTGCTTGTTCTCGCACCGGGGGAGCACTGGTTCCTGGGGGGGCACCTGGAGCTCAGCGACACGGCCCGCTTGAGCGGCACGGATGTCGTTCTGTTCTTCGACAAAGAATCGAAATTCGACTTCAAAGACCACGCCTTAATCAGCCTCGATGGCCGCAAGTCGGGGGCCTACGCCGGGATGGTGATTGTCGCGACACGGGGAAACACCGAAGACTTCGTCATCACGAGCGATCATGTCGAGAACCTTCTCGGCGTCATCTATGTGCCGGAAGCTCGGCTGATCGTGGAAGGTACTGCCGAAGTGGCGCGCGACAGCGCCTGGACGGTGATTGTCTCGCGAATGTTGGAACTGAACGGTGCGCCTTCGCTGGTGATCAACGCCAACTACTCCTCCAGCAACGTGCCTGTTCCCGAAGGTGTCGGCCCGAACTCAAGTGGCGCCCGCCTTCTGAACTAG
- a CDS encoding response regulator produces MTSFFYVLDEDARLLFVDDDPILREFAQVNLATASAVVDVAEDGLAALEMLQRQRYDLLLVDLEMPRMDGYTLLEHLRADPATAYLPIIVETGREDVQAIDRAYRAGATAFVTKPLNWRLLAYQIRFTLRAARAEATARPQPLAAVA; encoded by the coding sequence ATGACCAGCTTTTTCTACGTCCTGGACGAAGACGCGCGACTTCTGTTCGTCGATGACGATCCGATCCTGCGCGAGTTCGCCCAGGTCAATCTGGCGACCGCGTCTGCGGTGGTCGACGTCGCCGAGGACGGTCTGGCCGCTCTCGAAATGCTTCAACGGCAGCGGTACGACCTGCTCCTGGTCGATCTCGAAATGCCGCGAATGGATGGGTACACTCTGCTCGAACATCTTCGAGCCGATCCGGCGACAGCCTATCTTCCGATCATCGTCGAAACCGGGCGCGAGGATGTTCAGGCCATCGATCGCGCCTATCGCGCCGGCGCCACGGCCTTCGTCACCAAGCCCCTGAACTGGCGCCTTCTGGCATACCAGATCCGGTTCACTCTGCGCGCCGCGCGCGCGGAAGCGACGGCCCGACCCCAGCCGCTCGCGGCCGTTGCCTAG
- a CDS encoding EAL domain-containing protein, with protein sequence MIGSLAAESVGSGDRSGAFRAVRSVSQMPDISYARLETPSGLLAETGGGARLLRDAVIAGDGRGLSLWSVLTTGSIQVTAPVLSEGQAVGSITLFSRVPELRSRVMSTLWTSLAGAMVAVVAGLLVAARMGRQISRPIVDLADFVRTVHTSGDYRASPAVKADGEIGDLIAGFQQMMAGIRDRDARIAHQVETLESEVAARTEDLVVARDEADRANAAKSDFLAVMSHEIRTPLNGILALSDLLAKSDLPSRQQRYAGVIAKSGHSLLSIINDILDFSKVEAGKMDLEAVEVDLLEIAEDVASLFSEKAASKGLDLAVYVDPRLGWVIGDPTRLRQVISNLVNNAIKFTEQGGVLIAIDRTDAGTVRIAIEDTGPGIPADKLPGLFAAFSQADQSTSRKFGGTGLGLAICDRLVRAMDGEWNLQSDLGRGSTFAFTAPLAEAKPAVGALRISCQWRLRTSGLDVMSERALTRYAADLGIALAENSDVPQVCGPNKAVAGAAVICPDEASASAMTAARPDVCCLVRPVRQSDLFDVLDQLSKGERPRLRQASAVVEEEIIFPGARVLVVDDSEVNREVAREALLQLGVDPDDAVDGVQAVELLRNRAYDLVLMDGSMPELDGFEATRIIREEERVSGRARAAIVALTAHVVGSGAEAWRECGMDGVIHKPFRLPDLVRELTRHCGAFAQTRTTQIREPITAAGASVGELFDPVVRGELLAMAQAGKSDFVDRIHRLYADNAPLRMAELRAAAKGDDLDALARAAHALKSMSLSLGASSVAQRASLIEAGAREGRVAPGALEQIEETLSCTLAAMGSTSETAEAPEQAARPIGQKLRTGIAEGHLHLAYQTIVDRSGAASGKVEALIRWIDPTEGRMSPDIFIPELERSGDISALTDFVLARALQDMRGRDLVVGINVSATEFQAPGFDERVWAAAQRAGYPPEKIEIEVTETAMLDVEAARRTIDALAVRGIGVALDDFGAGFTSLHALRELKFRTLKVDKSFVDRCVEDTASAAIIHAVIGVGRALGMKVVCEGVETAEQAAFLKVAGAHYMQGFHFHRPVEVVSLAPITAAA encoded by the coding sequence GTGATCGGTTCTCTCGCCGCAGAGTCGGTCGGCTCTGGCGATCGATCCGGCGCATTTCGCGCGGTGCGGTCCGTGAGCCAGATGCCGGATATCAGCTACGCGCGCCTGGAAACGCCCTCCGGTCTGCTCGCCGAGACCGGGGGCGGCGCTCGCTTGCTGCGTGACGCCGTGATTGCCGGCGATGGGCGGGGGCTGTCGCTCTGGTCGGTGCTTACGACAGGTTCTATCCAGGTGACCGCACCTGTGCTCAGCGAGGGGCAAGCGGTCGGCTCGATAACGCTCTTCAGCCGCGTGCCGGAGCTTCGGTCACGCGTGATGTCGACGCTTTGGACCTCCCTGGCGGGAGCCATGGTCGCCGTGGTCGCGGGGCTTCTGGTTGCGGCCCGGATGGGACGTCAAATCAGCCGTCCGATTGTGGATCTGGCCGACTTCGTACGTACCGTTCACACCTCAGGCGACTACCGCGCCAGTCCGGCGGTCAAGGCCGACGGAGAGATCGGTGATTTGATCGCAGGCTTCCAGCAGATGATGGCCGGCATCCGGGACCGTGACGCCCGGATCGCGCACCAGGTCGAGACACTGGAGTCCGAGGTCGCCGCCCGAACGGAAGACCTGGTCGTGGCGCGCGACGAGGCTGACCGCGCCAATGCGGCAAAGAGCGATTTCCTCGCGGTGATGAGCCACGAGATCCGGACGCCGCTGAACGGGATATTGGCGTTGAGCGATCTCCTGGCGAAGTCGGACCTGCCGAGCCGCCAGCAGCGCTATGCCGGCGTGATCGCAAAGTCCGGTCATTCGCTCCTCAGCATCATCAACGACATCCTCGACTTCTCGAAAGTCGAGGCCGGCAAGATGGATCTGGAGGCGGTCGAGGTCGATCTGCTGGAGATCGCCGAGGATGTCGCAAGTCTCTTCTCGGAGAAGGCGGCTTCCAAGGGGCTGGACCTCGCCGTGTACGTCGATCCTCGCCTGGGCTGGGTGATCGGCGATCCCACCCGCTTGCGCCAGGTCATCAGCAATCTGGTCAACAACGCCATCAAGTTCACCGAGCAGGGCGGCGTGCTGATCGCAATCGACAGGACCGATGCCGGAACCGTGCGGATCGCTATCGAGGACACCGGACCCGGCATTCCGGCCGACAAACTGCCAGGCCTTTTCGCGGCCTTCTCGCAGGCCGACCAGAGCACGTCGCGCAAGTTCGGCGGCACCGGTCTTGGGCTGGCGATCTGTGATCGGCTGGTTCGAGCGATGGATGGCGAATGGAATCTGCAGTCTGATCTGGGACGGGGATCGACCTTCGCCTTCACCGCCCCCCTCGCTGAAGCAAAGCCAGCTGTCGGCGCCCTTCGCATCTCGTGTCAGTGGAGGCTGAGAACCAGCGGGCTGGACGTCATGAGCGAGCGGGCGTTGACGCGTTACGCCGCGGATCTCGGAATCGCGCTGGCTGAAAACTCGGATGTCCCCCAAGTCTGCGGACCCAACAAGGCCGTGGCCGGTGCGGCCGTGATCTGCCCCGACGAGGCGTCCGCCAGCGCCATGACGGCTGCGCGTCCCGATGTCTGCTGCCTCGTTCGCCCGGTTCGCCAATCCGATCTGTTCGATGTCCTCGATCAGCTCTCGAAGGGCGAACGGCCAAGGTTGCGACAGGCGTCCGCCGTTGTGGAGGAGGAGATCATCTTCCCGGGCGCGCGCGTGCTTGTGGTCGATGATTCCGAGGTCAATCGCGAAGTGGCGCGCGAAGCCCTGCTCCAACTCGGCGTGGATCCCGACGACGCTGTCGACGGCGTCCAGGCGGTCGAGCTTCTCCGCAACCGCGCCTACGACCTTGTGCTGATGGACGGCTCGATGCCGGAGCTGGACGGTTTCGAGGCGACCCGGATCATCCGAGAGGAAGAAAGAGTCTCCGGGCGCGCTCGCGCCGCCATCGTCGCCCTGACAGCCCATGTGGTCGGATCCGGCGCCGAAGCATGGAGGGAGTGCGGCATGGACGGCGTCATCCACAAGCCGTTCCGTCTTCCCGATCTCGTGCGCGAGCTGACGCGCCACTGCGGCGCATTTGCTCAGACCCGCACGACACAGATCAGGGAGCCGATCACCGCAGCGGGCGCCTCGGTCGGTGAGCTGTTCGATCCCGTCGTGCGCGGCGAGCTTCTGGCCATGGCCCAGGCCGGCAAGAGCGATTTTGTCGATCGCATTCACCGGCTCTATGCGGACAACGCTCCTCTGCGCATGGCGGAGCTGCGGGCTGCCGCAAAGGGCGATGACCTCGACGCCCTCGCCCGAGCGGCTCACGCGCTCAAGTCCATGAGCCTGAGCCTTGGAGCGTCCAGTGTGGCGCAGCGGGCCTCGCTGATCGAAGCGGGCGCGCGCGAAGGCAGGGTCGCCCCTGGCGCCCTCGAACAGATCGAGGAGACGTTGTCCTGCACTCTTGCCGCCATGGGCTCGACCTCGGAGACTGCGGAAGCGCCGGAGCAGGCCGCAAGACCGATCGGTCAGAAGCTACGGACGGGAATCGCCGAAGGTCATCTGCACCTTGCCTACCAGACGATCGTGGATCGCTCGGGAGCGGCATCCGGCAAGGTGGAGGCCCTGATCCGCTGGATCGATCCGACCGAGGGGCGAATGTCCCCGGACATATTCATTCCCGAACTGGAGCGGAGTGGCGACATCAGCGCCCTGACCGATTTCGTTTTGGCAAGGGCGCTGCAGGACATGCGGGGTCGCGATTTGGTGGTCGGCATCAATGTGTCGGCGACCGAGTTCCAGGCCCCAGGCTTCGACGAACGGGTCTGGGCGGCCGCGCAGCGCGCAGGCTACCCCCCCGAGAAGATCGAAATCGAAGTGACCGAAACCGCAATGCTGGATGTCGAAGCGGCGCGCCGGACGATCGACGCCCTCGCCGTGCGCGGCATCGGTGTCGCGCTCGATGACTTCGGAGCCGGCTTCACCAGCCTTCACGCCTTGAGGGAGCTCAAGTTCAGGACGCTGAAGGTCGACAAGTCGTTCGTGGATCGGTGCGTCGAGGACACAGCCTCAGCGGCGATCATTCACGCCGTGATCGGGGTGGGCCGAGCCTTGGGCATGAAGGTCGTCTGCGAAGGCGTCGAAACCGCCGAGCAAGCCGCATTCCTCAAGGTGGCAGGCGCGCACTACATGCAGGGCTTCCATTTCCATCGGCCCGTCGAGGTCGTCTCGCTCGCGCCGATCACGGCGGCCGCCTGA
- a CDS encoding response regulator encodes MARIVLADDDPIFRLSVGEYLRTAGHEVFDAENGVVALDAVRSKSPDLLILDMLMPEKDGLEVILELRAAGVTLPILAVSSGGRMDTQSLLRPASAFGASAVMSKPLLREPLLNAVEGVLDNRRTSQTP; translated from the coding sequence ATGGCCCGTATCGTGCTGGCCGACGACGATCCGATTTTCAGGCTATCGGTCGGGGAATATCTGCGTACGGCCGGACATGAGGTGTTCGACGCCGAAAATGGGGTCGTTGCACTCGACGCCGTCCGGTCAAAGTCGCCGGATCTTCTGATCCTGGACATGCTCATGCCCGAGAAAGACGGGCTTGAGGTCATTCTTGAACTCCGCGCCGCCGGCGTGACGCTCCCGATCCTCGCGGTCTCCAGCGGCGGCCGCATGGATACGCAGAGTTTGCTACGGCCGGCCAGCGCCTTCGGGGCCAGCGCCGTCATGTCCAAACCGCTGCTTCGAGAACCGCTGCTGAACGCGGTTGAAGGGGTTCTGGACAACCGTCGCACGAGCCAGACGCCTTGA
- a CDS encoding pilus assembly protein, with protein MTRRLINPFTPSRYRLRMWISRALQIATRARQGIVAGISQTPLRSFATDTSGNIAMISAFVVPLLMLVTFGGIDIHRASTVKSNLQDSLDAATLAAARSPYTSDADITRVGLASLQANLAPYKDITLLTGQTTFKLDNTGAVVGDTRVSVEALVADIVLPLVGRGTGDQIPVNAHSEVLRSNNRIEVALVLDNTGSMAGAKLTNLKAAAKDLIDRLEAADSRSIEPDAIKISLVPFSQTVRISPGGSNSVPSYMSNANNHTGSDLVTNKGRFGLFGDLGTTWAGCVESRAAPYDIRDTAPIAGNQDRLFVPYFSPDSPDRAAYPNDATWQNWDYENDYVLDGLSNGRSNVGSSSARDTQWNNRQRRWQKYSTSPFFSLNSARGPNKGCDLQPLIRLTDDYDRLRSAVNAMAATGNTNVPLGTMWGWHTLSPNAPFGDGRAYGTDRLTKIIIIMTDGENVMGGADNPNLSTYSGLGYIGQGRIGITSGSESQRRTAMDNRFDHPTSGVEDMCGNMKGANIEVYTVAVQVDASAQTMLRRCASDEEHYFPVTSASGIGAAFDRIAGAIENLRISR; from the coding sequence TTGACCCGCCGTCTTATCAACCCCTTCACCCCTTCACGCTATCGTCTCCGGATGTGGATCAGCCGGGCTCTTCAGATCGCAACGCGGGCCCGGCAAGGTATCGTCGCCGGCATCTCTCAGACGCCGTTGCGCTCGTTTGCGACCGACACGAGCGGCAACATCGCGATGATCTCGGCCTTTGTGGTGCCTCTCCTCATGCTGGTGACTTTCGGGGGCATCGACATCCACCGCGCATCGACGGTGAAGAGCAATCTGCAGGACTCGCTCGACGCCGCGACCCTCGCTGCAGCCCGTTCGCCCTACACCAGCGACGCCGATATCACCCGGGTCGGTCTGGCGTCGCTCCAGGCCAACCTGGCTCCCTACAAGGACATCACCTTGTTGACGGGCCAGACGACCTTCAAGCTGGACAACACGGGAGCCGTGGTCGGCGACACACGCGTGAGCGTGGAGGCGTTGGTTGCGGACATCGTCCTGCCGCTGGTCGGAAGAGGCACGGGGGATCAGATTCCGGTGAACGCCCATTCGGAAGTCTTGCGCTCGAACAACCGGATCGAAGTGGCTCTCGTCCTGGACAACACCGGCTCGATGGCTGGTGCGAAACTGACCAACCTCAAGGCGGCCGCAAAGGATCTGATCGACCGACTGGAGGCTGCCGACAGTCGATCGATCGAACCCGATGCGATCAAGATTTCGCTCGTCCCGTTTTCCCAGACGGTGCGGATCTCGCCAGGGGGGTCGAACTCCGTCCCCAGCTACATGTCGAACGCCAACAATCACACGGGCTCGGACCTGGTCACGAACAAGGGACGCTTCGGCCTGTTCGGTGATCTAGGAACAACCTGGGCGGGGTGCGTGGAGTCTCGCGCCGCACCCTACGACATACGCGATACAGCGCCGATCGCCGGCAATCAGGACCGTCTCTTCGTCCCTTACTTCTCACCTGACTCGCCCGACCGCGCCGCCTATCCCAACGACGCGACGTGGCAGAACTGGGATTACGAGAATGACTACGTTCTCGATGGTTTGAGCAACGGAAGGTCGAACGTCGGCAGCAGTTCGGCGCGAGACACCCAATGGAACAACCGTCAGCGGCGCTGGCAGAAGTACTCCACATCGCCCTTCTTCAGCCTGAACAGCGCTCGGGGTCCGAACAAGGGCTGTGACCTCCAGCCGCTGATCCGTCTGACCGACGACTATGACCGGCTGCGCTCGGCGGTGAACGCCATGGCCGCGACCGGAAACACCAATGTCCCGCTCGGCACGATGTGGGGTTGGCACACTCTGTCGCCCAATGCTCCGTTCGGAGATGGACGCGCCTATGGCACGGATCGCCTGACCAAGATCATTATCATCATGACCGACGGCGAGAACGTGATGGGCGGCGCCGACAATCCGAACCTCAGCACCTACAGCGGTCTGGGTTACATCGGCCAGGGGCGGATCGGCATTACGTCAGGCTCGGAGTCTCAGCGTCGAACCGCCATGGATAACCGCTTCGATCACCCGACCTCCGGAGTGGAGGACATGTGCGGCAACATGAAGGGCGCGAACATAGAGGTCTACACCGTGGCCGTTCAGGTCGATGCCTCGGCGCAGACCATGCTGCGTCGGTGCGCCTCCGATGAAGAGCATTACTTCCCGGTCACCAGTGCATCCGGCATCGGCGCAGCCTTCGACCGGATCGCCGGCGCCATCGAGAATCTGCGTATTTCGCGCTAG
- a CDS encoding response regulator transcription factor codes for MSAVRPQILVIDDEPQIHRFLSPALDAAGYDAKRADSGQEGLRGIALWSPDAVVLDLGLPDMDGKEVLRRAREFYDGPIIILSARDREAEKIAALDLGANDYVEKPFGVGELLARIRAGLRQGALRPVASGVVTAGEVSIDLDRRLVTRGQERLKLRPKEYDVLSYLARNAGKVVSHADLLTAIWGRAHADDIQYLRVVVGQLRHKIESDPAHPMLLVTEAGIGYRLDQV; via the coding sequence ATGTCCGCCGTGCGCCCCCAGATCCTCGTCATCGACGACGAACCCCAGATCCACCGTTTCCTCTCGCCAGCCCTCGACGCCGCCGGTTACGACGCCAAACGCGCCGACAGCGGTCAGGAGGGTCTGCGCGGCATCGCCCTGTGGAGCCCCGACGCCGTAGTCCTCGACCTCGGCCTGCCCGACATGGACGGCAAGGAGGTCCTGCGTCGCGCCCGCGAGTTCTACGACGGCCCGATCATCATCCTGTCCGCCCGTGACAGGGAGGCCGAGAAGATCGCAGCCCTCGATCTCGGCGCCAACGACTATGTCGAAAAGCCCTTCGGCGTCGGCGAACTCCTGGCTCGGATTCGCGCCGGCCTGCGCCAGGGCGCCCTGCGTCCGGTCGCCTCCGGGGTCGTCACGGCCGGCGAGGTCTCCATCGACCTCGACCGCCGCCTCGTCACGCGCGGCCAGGAGCGGCTGAAACTGCGGCCCAAGGAGTACGACGTCCTCTCCTACCTCGCCCGCAACGCCGGCAAGGTCGTCAGCCACGCCGACCTCCTGACCGCCATCTGGGGTCGGGCCCATGCCGACGACATCCAGTATCTGCGCGTCGTGGTCGGCCAGCTGCGCCACAAGATCGAATCCGATCCGGCGCATCCCATGCTGCTCGTGACCGAAGCAGGGATTGGCTATCGGCTGGATCAGGTCTGA
- a CDS encoding sensor histidine kinase KdpD, which produces MAEPSSVDAPQPTSRKRGRLKVFLGMSPGVGKTYEMLRAARRRKAEGEDVLVGLVETHGRRETESLLRGLEVLARNPVDYKGRALMEFDIDGAIARRPGLLLVDEYAHSNAPGSRHPKRWQDVEEILKAGIDVWTTLNVQHLESLSDVVLRITGARQRETVPDSALARADDIEVVDITPDELRKRLAEGKVYVPETARLASENFFKVENLTALRELALRRAAETVDDQLLVHLREKGVSGPWAAGARILVLIGGDAMAAPLVRAGRRLSGMMMDAPWTVATVDRAAVSAEGAARLSEALKLAEQLGARTVTLTGDDVVRTVMDHVQRNHVTQIVVGKGRSSPWRDLFGRSLAVALLRSSSGAAIHIVTDAGEAPTAAPRPASAPSPAAGRGYAIGAGFIGLATLTALGLDQAFERVDLGVIYLAAVVAAGALYGLRPALTAATAAFLIYNFLFLQPRYSFAIGSPTDVLTLVVFWGVALLTGVLAGRVREQAGRTQRRAAAVSALLGASEALAGADDRQATATVLAEQAAEAASAKAVVLLPQGDDIVIAAGAPDTPALGAAAMAAARWAWEHGEAAGFGTGTLPQASWTFRPLQGVRGRVGVAGIEADALAPGSDEERLALALLDQGAVAIERADLAGQAVETETLRRADRFRAVLMNSVSHDLRTPLSTVLGSATTLIDYGEGLSQEVRDDLMLSIREEAERLNRYVGDLLDMTRLEGGALHVRAEWIDVRDILNAAAERIARRLGARTVTRDFPAELSLVKADDGLLEQALVNILENAIAYSPDGSAIELAAYEDRGSVVISIEDEGRGIPTAELERVFDKFQRMDEPTDRAKGVGLGLAIAKGFVEAMQGRIAAASPIHDGDEARPGTRILIRLPKAIVTHRELL; this is translated from the coding sequence TTGGCCGAGCCTTCCAGCGTCGACGCCCCACAGCCGACCTCGCGCAAGCGGGGCCGGCTGAAGGTCTTTCTCGGCATGTCTCCCGGCGTCGGCAAGACCTACGAAATGCTTCGCGCCGCGCGCCGCCGAAAAGCCGAGGGTGAGGACGTCCTGGTCGGTCTGGTCGAGACCCACGGCCGCCGCGAGACCGAAAGCCTCCTGCGCGGGCTCGAGGTGCTGGCCCGCAACCCCGTCGACTACAAGGGCCGCGCCCTGATGGAGTTCGACATCGACGGCGCCATCGCACGTCGTCCGGGCCTGCTGCTGGTCGACGAATACGCCCACTCCAACGCGCCGGGCTCGCGCCACCCCAAACGCTGGCAGGACGTTGAGGAGATATTGAAGGCCGGGATCGACGTCTGGACGACGCTGAACGTCCAGCATCTGGAGAGCCTGTCCGACGTCGTCCTGCGCATCACCGGCGCCCGCCAGCGCGAGACCGTCCCCGACAGCGCCCTCGCCCGCGCCGACGACATCGAGGTCGTGGACATCACCCCCGACGAACTCCGCAAGCGTCTCGCCGAGGGCAAGGTGTACGTCCCCGAGACCGCCCGGCTGGCGTCGGAGAATTTCTTCAAGGTCGAGAACCTGACGGCGCTCCGCGAACTCGCCCTGCGCCGCGCCGCGGAGACCGTGGACGACCAGTTGCTGGTCCATCTGCGCGAGAAGGGCGTGTCCGGTCCCTGGGCGGCGGGCGCACGCATCCTCGTCCTGATCGGCGGCGACGCCATGGCCGCGCCCCTCGTCCGGGCGGGTCGGCGCCTGTCCGGCATGATGATGGACGCGCCCTGGACCGTCGCCACGGTGGACCGCGCCGCCGTGTCCGCCGAGGGCGCCGCCCGGCTCTCGGAGGCGCTGAAGCTGGCCGAACAGTTGGGCGCCCGAACGGTGACCCTGACCGGAGACGACGTCGTCCGCACCGTCATGGACCACGTTCAGCGCAACCATGTGACCCAGATCGTCGTAGGCAAGGGGCGCTCCAGCCCCTGGCGCGACCTGTTCGGTCGCTCGCTGGCCGTCGCCTTGCTGCGCTCGTCCAGCGGCGCGGCGATCCACATCGTCACCGACGCCGGAGAAGCGCCGACCGCCGCGCCCAGACCGGCGTCCGCCCCGAGCCCGGCGGCCGGGCGCGGTTATGCCATCGGCGCCGGTTTCATCGGCCTGGCGACCCTCACGGCCCTCGGCCTGGACCAGGCGTTCGAGCGGGTCGATCTCGGCGTCATCTATCTTGCGGCCGTGGTCGCGGCGGGCGCCCTCTACGGTCTGCGTCCCGCCCTGACGGCGGCGACGGCGGCCTTCCTGATCTACAACTTCCTGTTCCTCCAGCCGCGCTACAGCTTCGCCATCGGCTCCCCGACCGACGTCCTGACCCTCGTCGTCTTCTGGGGCGTCGCCCTGCTGACCGGCGTGCTGGCGGGCCGCGTCCGCGAGCAGGCCGGCCGCACCCAGCGTCGCGCCGCCGCCGTCTCGGCCCTGCTCGGCGCCAGCGAGGCCCTGGCCGGCGCCGACGACCGTCAGGCCACCGCGACAGTCCTCGCCGAACAGGCCGCCGAGGCCGCCTCCGCCAAGGCCGTGGTCCTCCTTCCGCAGGGCGACGACATCGTCATCGCCGCCGGCGCCCCGGACACTCCCGCCCTCGGAGCCGCCGCCATGGCCGCCGCCCGCTGGGCCTGGGAGCATGGCGAGGCCGCCGGTTTCGGCACCGGCACCCTGCCCCAGGCCTCCTGGACCTTCCGCCCGCTCCAGGGCGTGCGCGGCCGCGTCGGCGTCGCCGGCATCGAGGCCGACGCCCTCGCCCCCGGCTCTGACGAGGAACGGCTGGCGCTGGCCCTGCTCGATCAGGGCGCCGTCGCCATCGAACGCGCCGACCTCGCCGGCCAGGCGGTCGAGACCGAGACCCTGCGCCGCGCCGATCGCTTCCGCGCCGTCTTGATGAACTCGGTCAGTCACGACCTGCGGACGCCCCTGTCCACCGTCCTCGGCTCGGCCACGACCCTGATCGACTACGGCGAGGGCCTGTCGCAGGAGGTCCGCGACGACCTCATGCTCAGCATCCGCGAGGAGGCCGAGCGGCTGAACCGCTATGTCGGCGACCTTCTCGACATGACCCGGCTGGAGGGCGGCGCTCTTCACGTCCGGGCCGAGTGGATCGATGTCCGTGACATCCTCAACGCGGCGGCCGAACGCATCGCCCGCCGTCTCGGCGCCCGCACCGTCACGCGCGACTTCCCGGCCGAGCTCAGCCTGGTGAAGGCCGACGACGGCCTTCTGGAACAGGCCCTGGTCAACATTCTCGAGAACGCCATCGCCTATTCCCCCGACGGTTCCGCCATCGAACTGGCCGCCTACGAGGACCGCGGCTCGGTCGTCATCTCCATCGAGGACGAAGGCCGGGGCATCCCCACCGCCGAGCTCGAACGCGTCTTCGACAAATTCCAACGCATGGACGAACCCACGGACCGCGCCAAGGGCGTGGGCCTCGGCCTCGCCATCGCCAAGGGCTTCGTCGAGGCCATGCAGGGCCGCATCGCCGCCGCCAGCCCGATCCACGACGGCGACGAGGCCCGCCCCGGAACCCGCATCCTGATCCGCCTGCCCAAGGCCATCGTCACCCACCGCGAGTTGCTGTGA